In the Opitutia bacterium genome, one interval contains:
- a CDS encoding DUF1329 domain-containing protein has translation MKTKITLSVLTCLGAIAAQAALSQADADRLGADLTPLGGEKAGNADGSIPAWDGGITAGPAGYKPGMHHPDPFASEQPLFTITAANADQYAGKLSAGHLALLKAYSTYKMPVYASHRTASNPQRIYDATKKHATTAALTEGGNGISGSVVGIPFPIPQNGLEVIWNHLTRYRGIAATRSISQAAPQRNGSYTLVDFDDEFFFNYVRDDISEAELAKQLTSDNVLIYFKQAVTAPARLAGSILLVHETMDQVKEKRRAWLYNAGQRRVRLAPSIEYDNPGTAADGMRTSDQFDMFNGAPDRYEWKLVGKKEMYVPYNSYKLHSDSVKYDEILKPLHINQDLTRYELHRVWVVDATLKAGTSHVYSRRTFYVDEDSWQVLAVDQYDGRGQLWRVSEAHCINYYDALTFWSTLEVHTDLIAGRYLAIGLDNQGKMYDFTLKRTPQDYTPARLRQEGVR, from the coding sequence ATGAAGACCAAGATCACACTCTCTGTCCTCACCTGTCTGGGCGCCATTGCCGCCCAAGCAGCCCTCTCCCAAGCCGACGCCGATCGCCTCGGCGCCGACCTGACGCCGCTCGGCGGCGAGAAGGCCGGCAATGCCGATGGCTCGATCCCCGCTTGGGACGGCGGCATCACCGCCGGCCCCGCAGGCTACAAGCCCGGCATGCATCACCCGGATCCGTTCGCGAGCGAGCAACCGCTCTTCACGATCACCGCGGCGAACGCCGACCAATACGCCGGCAAGCTCAGCGCCGGTCACCTCGCGCTCCTCAAGGCCTACTCGACCTACAAGATGCCGGTCTACGCCTCGCATCGCACGGCCTCGAATCCGCAGCGCATCTACGACGCCACGAAGAAGCACGCCACCACCGCCGCGCTCACCGAGGGCGGCAACGGCATCAGCGGCTCGGTCGTCGGCATTCCCTTCCCGATTCCGCAGAACGGCCTCGAGGTGATCTGGAATCACCTCACCCGCTACCGCGGCATCGCCGCCACGCGCTCGATCAGCCAAGCCGCCCCGCAGCGCAACGGCAGCTACACGCTGGTCGATTTCGACGACGAGTTCTTCTTCAACTACGTCCGCGACGACATCTCCGAGGCCGAACTCGCCAAGCAGCTCACCTCCGACAACGTCCTGATCTACTTCAAGCAGGCCGTCACCGCGCCCGCCCGTCTCGCCGGCTCCATTCTGCTCGTGCACGAGACGATGGACCAGGTGAAGGAGAAGCGCCGCGCCTGGCTCTACAACGCCGGCCAGCGCCGCGTGCGCCTCGCCCCGTCGATCGAATACGACAACCCCGGCACCGCCGCCGACGGCATGCGCACCTCGGACCAGTTCGACATGTTCAACGGCGCTCCCGACCGCTACGAATGGAAGCTCGTCGGCAAAAAGGAAATGTATGTCCCCTACAACTCCTACAAGCTGCACAGCGACTCCGTGAAGTATGACGAGATCCTGAAGCCCCTGCACATCAACCAGGACCTCACCCGCTACGAACTCCACCGCGTCTGGGTCGTTGACGCGACGCTCAAGGCCGGCACCAGCCACGTCTATTCCCGCCGCACGTTCTACGTCGACGAAGACAGCTGGCAGGTCCTCGCCGTCGACCAATACGACGGCCGCGGCCAGCTCTGGCGCGTCTCCGAGGCGCACTGCATCAACTACTACGATGCCCTCACCTTCTGGAGCACGCTCGAAGTCCACACCGACCTGATCGCCGGCCGCTACCTCGCGATCGGCCTCGATAATCAGGGCAAGATGTATGACTTCACCCTGAAGCGCACGCCGCAGGACTACACGCCCGCGCGTCTCCGCCAGGAAGGCGTCCGCTAA
- a CDS encoding inositol monophosphatase, whose protein sequence is MSSAVDSRIEAAKVAVLAETGRLHAEFGRTKAHIKYDGTRVTPVDIAISESIQAAITKQFPEDQFFSEELAVTDQPVPVTSRFCWILDPIDGTNNYANGIIYVSISLALLENGVPVYGVIYDMARRTLMHGGRGRGVWDDGKPARVAPEAPHGHSLIGFHSPVEKSYAAEGKRIIEAFKIRGLGSSALHLAYCATGHLDGVVEHNNKLWDIAAAAAMIEEGGGTIDYLTPTPFPLKEFWLKSPRVQYLAGNAAMVAKLHEIVGR, encoded by the coding sequence ATGTCTTCCGCCGTCGATTCACGCATCGAAGCCGCCAAGGTCGCTGTGCTCGCCGAAACCGGGCGTCTCCACGCCGAGTTCGGACGCACGAAGGCGCACATCAAATACGACGGCACGCGCGTGACGCCGGTCGACATCGCGATTTCCGAGTCGATCCAGGCCGCGATCACGAAGCAGTTTCCGGAGGACCAGTTTTTCAGCGAGGAACTCGCCGTCACCGACCAGCCCGTGCCCGTGACGTCGCGCTTCTGCTGGATTCTCGATCCTATCGACGGGACCAACAATTACGCGAACGGCATCATCTACGTCTCCATCTCGCTCGCGCTCCTCGAGAACGGCGTGCCGGTCTACGGCGTGATCTACGACATGGCGCGCCGCACCCTGATGCACGGTGGTCGTGGCCGCGGTGTGTGGGACGACGGCAAACCCGCGCGCGTGGCGCCCGAAGCGCCGCACGGGCACAGCCTCATCGGCTTTCACTCGCCGGTGGAAAAAAGCTACGCCGCCGAAGGAAAGCGCATCATCGAAGCGTTCAAGATTCGCGGCCTCGGCAGCAGCGCGTTGCATCTGGCATATTGCGCCACCGGCCACCTCGACGGAGTCGTGGAACACAACAACAAGCTCTGGGACATCGCTGCGGCCGCCGCGATGATCGAGGAGGGCGGCGGCACGATCGACTACCTCACGCCGACGCCATTCCCGCTCAAGGAATTTTGGCTCAAGAGCCCGCGCGTCCAATACCTCGCCGGCAACGCCGCGATGGTGGCGAAGCTGCACGAAATCGTCGGGCGCTGA
- a CDS encoding FmdB family transcriptional regulator: protein MPIYEYYSPDTNRIYSFFAKTLAQGKLTPRCPDNPKARMVKLVSSFAVGGTRKEEPASAAAPGAGDAAEDARMEAAMGAMEREFSSVDENDPRAMARMMRRMAELSGEKLDEPMEEAVRKLEEGADPDSLEAELGGAFGDEAGDSADPYGDGMPPGGVKPSEPKEGRAKFKVRRPPPTRDPKLYDYE from the coding sequence ATGCCAATCTACGAGTATTACAGCCCCGACACGAATCGCATCTACTCGTTCTTCGCGAAGACCCTCGCGCAAGGGAAGCTCACGCCTCGCTGCCCCGACAACCCGAAGGCGCGCATGGTGAAACTCGTTTCGAGCTTCGCCGTGGGCGGCACGCGCAAGGAAGAACCTGCGTCTGCCGCGGCGCCGGGCGCGGGCGACGCTGCCGAAGACGCACGGATGGAAGCGGCGATGGGCGCGATGGAGCGCGAGTTTTCCAGCGTCGACGAAAACGATCCCCGCGCGATGGCGCGCATGATGCGCCGCATGGCGGAGCTCAGCGGCGAGAAGCTCGATGAACCGATGGAGGAGGCCGTGCGCAAGTTGGAGGAAGGCGCCGATCCGGACTCGCTCGAGGCGGAGCTGGGCGGGGCTTTCGGTGATGAGGCTGGCGACAGTGCCGATCCGTATGGCGACGGCATGCCCCCGGGTGGCGTGAAGCCGTCGGAACCGAAGGAGGGCAGGGCGAAGTTCAAGGTCCGGCGCCCGCCGCCCACGCGCGACCCGAAGCTCTACGATTACGAGTGA
- a CDS encoding DNA polymerase IV: MIVHLDADAFFVSCELALRPELRGKKTAVGGRERGIISSASYEARAAGVYTPMPTKLALRVCPDLIMLPHTAGLYGKVSRQMFDLCETLTPVVQRNSIDEGYLDLAMCGFKTAAEIETRVRALQKRIGDDLQIPTSFGIASNKLVAAIASKARKPRGFTVVPPGQEAEFLAPLSVGVLPGIGKKTEERLKAAGIKLVRDIVALDERGREEAFGNFADEVARMARGEDDRVVHVDHEDAKSYSQQETFGEDIWDFAEIERIAKRMIDDLMPSVRSDGKRARTLTVKVRYPGMEDSSCGRSLPDATDLEAPFYPLVGPLLKAAWTKRRPLRLVSVRFSGIEEPATQLEMFAQADEKKRRLAAVLDKMNTGKKPTVQRGHQLGGERG, from the coding sequence ATGATCGTGCACCTCGATGCCGATGCGTTCTTCGTGTCGTGCGAGCTCGCGCTGCGTCCGGAGTTGCGCGGCAAGAAGACGGCGGTGGGCGGACGCGAGCGCGGCATCATTTCCTCGGCGAGCTACGAGGCGCGGGCGGCCGGCGTCTACACGCCGATGCCGACCAAGCTCGCGCTGCGGGTCTGCCCCGACCTCATCATGCTGCCCCACACCGCGGGGCTCTACGGCAAGGTGTCGCGGCAGATGTTCGACCTCTGCGAGACGCTCACGCCGGTAGTGCAACGCAACTCGATCGACGAGGGCTACCTCGACCTGGCCATGTGCGGGTTCAAGACCGCCGCCGAAATCGAGACGCGCGTCCGCGCGCTGCAAAAGCGCATCGGTGACGATTTGCAGATTCCGACCTCATTCGGCATCGCGTCGAACAAGCTCGTCGCCGCCATCGCCAGCAAGGCGCGCAAGCCACGCGGCTTCACCGTCGTGCCGCCGGGGCAGGAGGCGGAGTTCCTCGCGCCGCTCTCGGTGGGCGTGCTGCCGGGCATCGGCAAGAAGACGGAGGAGCGCTTGAAGGCCGCCGGGATCAAGCTCGTGCGCGACATCGTGGCGTTGGACGAGCGGGGGAGGGAGGAAGCCTTCGGGAACTTCGCGGATGAGGTGGCGCGCATGGCCCGCGGCGAGGACGACCGTGTCGTGCACGTCGACCACGAGGACGCGAAGTCGTATTCGCAGCAGGAGACCTTCGGCGAGGACATCTGGGATTTCGCCGAGATCGAACGCATCGCCAAGCGCATGATCGACGACCTCATGCCGTCCGTGCGCAGCGACGGGAAGCGCGCGCGCACGCTCACGGTGAAGGTCCGCTATCCGGGAATGGAGGACAGTTCCTGCGGCCGCAGTTTGCCCGACGCCACGGATCTCGAGGCGCCGTTTTATCCGCTCGTCGGCCCGTTGCTCAAAGCGGCGTGGACCAAGCGACGCCCGCTGCGACTGGTGAGCGTGCGCTTTTCCGGCATCGAGGAGCCGGCGACGCAACTCGAGATGTTCGCCCAAGCCGACGAAAAGAAGCGCCGGCTCGCCGCGGTGCTGGACAAGATGAACACCGGCAAAAAGCCCACCGTGCAGCGCGGCCACCAGCTCGGCGGCGAGCGCGGCTAG
- the uvrA gene encoding excinuclease ABC subunit UvrA, translating to MDAAAHIHIKGAREHNLRNLELRIPRGKLVVVTGPSGSGKSSLAFDTLYAEGYRKYMESLSAQARQILEQLKKPDVDFIHGLSPVLAIEQRTGTGSPRSTVATVTEVADYARLLWSLCGEQRCPKDGGRVVKRSLDDCIDQLFRDAPAERALILAPFMKAKPAVLRDELPRLRQRGFQRVRIGGEVKSLEETKLIPTGAAEITVEVVLDRIVLNADQRSRVADSLELAFREGQSRALVLVQKSADAPWREIPLSQNLACEVCGDVFEPLTPRHFSFNNKEGACPDCGGIGRQLTFSDELVIPDPEKSVREGAIKPWRIGGKNLIIKHNALLKQLAEQLPFDPDVPWKKLHEETRDLILHGAGERLFSFKLRRMREAKAMPFPGVVADLMESFRETDSDGFRARLTTFMVSGECPMCHGARLNPRSAAVRLAGVAYPEFSAMDINHALAFLRAVPAQLGATEAGAVAEVIEGVEQRLHFLQETGLGYLTLDREYSTLSGGESQRVRLATQLGMGLVGVIYVLDEPSIGLHARDNQKLLATLRDLRDRGNTVVVVEHDEDTMRIADQLIELGPGAGREGGEILFQGTPAECARLPASASRTGPYLARKMGVAKDAKTLAPDGRWLTVRGASEHNLKNVDAAFPVGLLTCVTGVSGSGKSSLVNDILAAVTARKLNGAKTLPGKHKGLAGLEHFEKTVQVDQEPIGRSPRSNPASYVGLLDLLRDLFAQIPLAKVRGYKASRFSFNVRGGRCERCQGDGVIRLDMQFMADAFAPCPSCDGRRFNRETLEVRYHGKNIADVLDLTVREAMELFRAIPRISEKLATLDAVGLGYLQLGQSATTLSGGEAQRIKLSLELSKREQGRTLYILDEPTTGLHWTDIQRLMDLLFKLRDAGNTIVIIEHNLDVIHLADWLIDLGPGGGPEGGEIVYAGARGGIEKEPRSLTGEALRTWRAAK from the coding sequence ATGGACGCCGCTGCGCATATTCACATCAAGGGAGCCCGGGAACACAATCTCCGGAATCTCGAGCTGCGCATCCCGCGCGGCAAGTTGGTGGTCGTGACCGGCCCGAGCGGTTCCGGGAAGAGCTCGCTGGCGTTCGATACGCTCTACGCCGAGGGCTACCGGAAATACATGGAGAGCCTCTCGGCGCAGGCGCGGCAGATTCTCGAGCAACTCAAGAAACCCGACGTCGACTTCATCCACGGCCTTTCGCCGGTGCTCGCGATCGAGCAGCGCACCGGCACCGGCTCACCGCGCAGCACGGTGGCCACGGTGACCGAAGTCGCCGACTACGCGCGCCTGCTCTGGTCGCTCTGCGGCGAGCAACGCTGCCCGAAGGACGGCGGCCGCGTCGTGAAGCGCTCGCTCGACGACTGCATCGACCAGCTGTTTCGCGACGCCCCTGCCGAACGCGCGCTCATCCTCGCGCCGTTCATGAAGGCGAAGCCGGCCGTGTTGCGCGACGAACTGCCCCGTCTCCGCCAGCGCGGTTTCCAGCGCGTGCGCATCGGCGGCGAGGTCAAGTCGCTCGAGGAAACGAAGCTCATTCCGACGGGCGCCGCCGAAATCACGGTCGAGGTCGTCCTCGATCGCATCGTGCTCAACGCCGACCAGCGCAGCCGCGTCGCCGACTCGCTCGAACTCGCCTTCCGTGAGGGCCAAAGCCGCGCGCTCGTGCTCGTGCAGAAATCCGCCGACGCGCCGTGGCGCGAAATTCCGCTCAGCCAGAATCTCGCGTGCGAAGTCTGCGGCGACGTCTTCGAGCCGCTCACGCCGCGCCATTTCTCGTTCAACAACAAGGAAGGCGCGTGCCCCGATTGCGGCGGCATCGGCCGCCAGCTCACGTTCAGCGACGAGCTCGTCATTCCCGACCCGGAGAAGTCCGTGCGCGAAGGCGCGATCAAGCCGTGGCGCATCGGCGGAAAAAATCTCATCATCAAACACAACGCCCTGCTGAAGCAGCTCGCCGAGCAGTTGCCGTTCGATCCGGACGTGCCGTGGAAAAAACTCCATGAGGAGACGCGCGACCTGATTTTGCACGGGGCGGGGGAGCGGCTCTTCAGCTTCAAGCTCCGGCGCATGCGCGAGGCGAAGGCGATGCCGTTTCCCGGCGTCGTCGCGGACCTGATGGAAAGCTTTCGCGAGACGGACAGCGACGGCTTCCGCGCGCGGCTCACGACGTTCATGGTCAGCGGCGAGTGTCCGATGTGCCACGGCGCCCGACTCAACCCGCGCAGTGCCGCCGTGCGACTGGCGGGCGTGGCGTATCCGGAGTTCAGCGCGATGGACATCAATCACGCGCTCGCCTTCCTGCGCGCCGTGCCAGCGCAACTCGGCGCGACCGAGGCGGGCGCCGTCGCCGAAGTCATTGAGGGCGTCGAGCAGCGTCTGCATTTCCTCCAGGAAACCGGCCTCGGCTATCTCACGCTCGATCGCGAATACAGCACGCTCTCCGGCGGCGAATCCCAGCGCGTGCGCCTCGCCACGCAGCTCGGCATGGGCCTCGTTGGCGTCATCTACGTCCTCGACGAGCCGAGCATCGGGCTGCACGCGCGCGACAACCAGAAACTCCTCGCCACGCTGCGCGACCTTCGCGATCGCGGCAACACGGTCGTCGTCGTCGAGCACGACGAAGACACGATGCGCATCGCCGACCAGCTCATCGAACTCGGACCCGGCGCGGGCCGCGAAGGCGGCGAAATTCTTTTTCAAGGCACGCCCGCCGAATGCGCGCGGCTGCCCGCGTCGGCCTCGCGCACCGGCCCGTATCTCGCACGCAAGATGGGCGTCGCGAAGGATGCCAAGACGCTCGCGCCCGACGGCCGCTGGCTCACCGTGCGCGGCGCGTCGGAGCACAACCTGAAGAACGTCGATGCCGCGTTCCCGGTCGGCTTGCTCACGTGCGTCACGGGCGTTTCCGGTTCCGGCAAGAGCTCGCTCGTGAACGACATCCTCGCCGCCGTGACCGCGCGCAAGCTGAACGGCGCGAAGACACTGCCCGGTAAACACAAGGGCCTCGCCGGCCTCGAGCACTTCGAGAAGACCGTGCAGGTTGACCAAGAACCGATCGGTCGCAGCCCGCGCTCCAATCCCGCCAGCTACGTCGGCCTGCTCGATTTGTTGCGCGATCTCTTCGCGCAGATCCCGCTCGCCAAGGTCCGCGGCTACAAGGCCAGCCGTTTTTCGTTCAACGTCCGCGGCGGCCGCTGCGAACGCTGCCAGGGCGACGGCGTTATCCGTCTCGACATGCAATTCATGGCGGATGCGTTTGCGCCGTGCCCGAGTTGCGACGGCCGGCGCTTCAACCGCGAGACGCTCGAAGTGCGCTATCACGGCAAGAACATCGCCGACGTCCTCGATCTCACCGTGCGCGAGGCGATGGAGCTGTTCCGCGCGATTCCGCGCATCTCCGAAAAGCTCGCGACGCTCGACGCCGTCGGCCTCGGCTACCTCCAGCTCGGGCAGTCCGCCACGACGCTCAGCGGTGGCGAAGCGCAGCGCATCAAACTCTCCCTCGAGCTGAGCAAACGCGAGCAGGGCCGCACGCTCTACATCCTCGACGAGCCCACGACCGGCCTGCACTGGACCGACATCCAGCGGCTGATGGACTTGCTCTTCAAGCTGCGCGACGCCGGCAACACCATCGTCATCATCGAGCACAACCTCGACGTGATTCACCTCGCGGACTGGCTCATCGATCTCGGCCCCGGCGGCGGTCCTGAGGGCGGCGAAATCGTCTACGCCGGCGCGCGCGGCGGCATCGAAAAGGAGCCGCGCTCGCTCACCGGCGAGGCGCTGCGCACCTGGCGGGCGGCGAAGTAG
- a CDS encoding DUF4252 domain-containing protein, whose translation MKSSLRSLLTAATVSLALTATAAFAADEESGFVDIGQLLPSAKGQFVEVNLSPAMLKFAARIAKHQDADAADIVGDIQRIRVNVVGLDDANRAANVEKIEAVRAKLEKAGWHRMITVREQNKGDDVAIFAKMKGEDVIEGLVVTVIDHKGEAVFVNIVGSINADKIGALAEKYDIEPLRHVKMNAKLKAKA comes from the coding sequence ATGAAATCCTCGCTCCGCTCCCTCCTCACTGCCGCCACTGTTTCTCTGGCGCTCACTGCCACCGCTGCTTTCGCGGCGGATGAAGAATCCGGTTTCGTCGACATCGGCCAACTCCTCCCGTCCGCCAAGGGACAGTTCGTCGAGGTCAACCTCTCTCCCGCGATGCTCAAGTTCGCCGCCCGCATCGCCAAGCACCAGGATGCCGACGCCGCCGACATTGTCGGCGACATCCAACGCATCCGCGTCAATGTCGTCGGTCTCGACGACGCGAACCGCGCCGCCAACGTCGAGAAGATCGAGGCGGTTCGCGCCAAGCTCGAGAAAGCCGGCTGGCACCGCATGATCACCGTGCGCGAGCAGAACAAGGGCGACGACGTCGCCATCTTCGCCAAGATGAAGGGCGAGGACGTCATCGAAGGCCTCGTCGTCACCGTGATCGATCACAAGGGCGAAGCCGTCTTCGTGAACATCGTCGGCAGCATCAACGCCGACAAGATCGGCGCGCTGGCGGAGAAATACGACATCGAGCCCCTTCGTCACGTGAAGATGAACGCGAAGCTGAAGGCGAAGGCCTGA
- a CDS encoding DUF1302 domain-containing protein yields the protein MHRRLRTQAIAALTAALCLTPAVRAVVLQFGEVKGHFDTTLSFGGLYRLNAPSPELYGLTNSFNGVAGKQRSVNADDGNLNYDQGFASALLKASHDLELNYKNSGLFVRGFYFNDFVNSNGTRKKAALSDEAQRIVGKGGELLDAYVYFKPTLGNMPARFAIGKQVLSWGESTFIPNGINSVNPIDVAKLRTPGSELKEALRPLNMVSASLGITDKLTAEAFYLLDWERTRVDPPGTYFSTNDFVAKGGKKVYLGFGGINDGSALGAIMRGTDNEPGNSGQWGIAFRYLAENLNNTEFGVYYMNYHSRLPVISARTPLVPVNGAKAAADSGALLQANTAFMTGLATALGTADPAVIGNALTTLIGATLTGVPAAALPAPLQPFYATVGGVTSQLATRELLTAAATGNYVIEFPEDIHLWGASFNTNIAGVALQGEISYRNNQPFQVDDVELLFASLSPLSSRFAANNQIGTFGLNTYVPGYRRHKVWTGQMTATKVARGIFGADQTTLIAEVGYVNADIPNPGKLRYDGPGTFVGGDVIYMTASGNNTSGAQPASEPASAFATKFSWGYQLVGRLDYNNAFNGVNVSPLVLFSHDVTGNTPLPMGNFREGRKTVTAGADFSFQNAWALELRYVNFFGAGRYNLLGDRDYVSATLKYSF from the coding sequence ATGCATCGTCGTCTGCGCACGCAGGCGATCGCCGCGTTAACCGCCGCCCTCTGCCTGACGCCCGCCGTGCGCGCCGTCGTGCTGCAGTTCGGCGAAGTCAAAGGCCACTTCGATACGACGTTGTCGTTTGGCGGCCTCTATCGACTCAACGCGCCCAGCCCCGAACTCTACGGCCTCACCAACTCCTTCAACGGCGTCGCCGGCAAGCAGCGCTCCGTCAACGCCGATGACGGCAACCTCAACTACGACCAAGGTTTCGCCTCGGCCCTCCTCAAGGCCAGCCACGATCTCGAACTGAACTACAAGAACTCGGGCCTCTTCGTCCGTGGCTTCTACTTCAACGATTTCGTCAACTCCAACGGCACGCGCAAGAAGGCGGCGCTCTCCGACGAGGCCCAGCGCATCGTCGGCAAAGGCGGCGAACTCCTCGACGCCTATGTCTATTTCAAGCCCACACTCGGCAACATGCCGGCGCGCTTCGCCATCGGCAAACAGGTCCTCAGCTGGGGTGAAAGCACGTTCATCCCGAACGGCATCAACTCGGTCAACCCGATCGACGTCGCCAAGCTGCGCACTCCCGGCTCCGAGCTGAAGGAAGCGCTCCGCCCGCTCAACATGGTGTCTGCCTCCCTCGGCATCACCGACAAGCTCACCGCCGAAGCGTTCTACCTCCTCGACTGGGAACGCACCCGCGTCGATCCCCCGGGCACCTATTTCTCGACCAACGACTTCGTCGCCAAGGGCGGCAAGAAGGTCTACCTCGGCTTCGGCGGCATCAATGACGGCTCCGCCCTCGGCGCCATCATGCGCGGCACCGACAACGAACCGGGCAACTCCGGTCAGTGGGGCATCGCGTTCCGCTACCTCGCCGAGAACCTCAACAACACCGAGTTCGGCGTCTACTACATGAACTACCACAGCCGTCTCCCGGTCATCTCGGCGCGCACGCCGCTGGTTCCCGTGAACGGCGCCAAGGCCGCCGCCGACTCCGGCGCGCTCCTGCAAGCCAACACCGCGTTCATGACCGGCCTCGCCACCGCGCTCGGCACCGCCGACCCCGCGGTCATCGGCAACGCGCTGACCACGCTCATCGGCGCCACGCTCACCGGCGTGCCTGCCGCCGCTCTCCCCGCGCCGCTCCAGCCGTTCTACGCCACGGTCGGCGGCGTCACCAGCCAGCTCGCCACGCGCGAACTCCTCACCGCCGCCGCCACGGGCAACTACGTCATCGAGTTCCCCGAGGACATCCATCTGTGGGGTGCCAGCTTCAACACCAACATCGCCGGCGTCGCGCTCCAGGGTGAAATCAGCTACCGCAACAACCAGCCGTTCCAAGTGGACGACGTCGAACTGCTGTTCGCCTCGCTCTCGCCGCTCAGCTCTCGTTTCGCAGCCAACAACCAGATCGGCACCTTCGGCCTCAACACCTACGTCCCCGGCTATCGCCGCCACAAGGTCTGGACCGGCCAGATGACCGCCACGAAAGTCGCGCGCGGCATCTTCGGCGCCGACCAGACGACACTCATCGCCGAAGTCGGCTACGTGAACGCCGACATCCCGAATCCCGGCAAGCTCCGCTACGACGGCCCCGGCACCTTCGTCGGCGGCGACGTCATCTACATGACCGCCTCCGGCAACAACACCTCGGGCGCGCAACCCGCCTCCGAGCCCGCCAGCGCCTTCGCCACCAAGTTCTCGTGGGGCTACCAGCTGGTCGGCCGCCTCGACTACAACAACGCGTTCAATGGCGTGAACGTCTCCCCGCTCGTGCTCTTCTCGCACGACGTCACCGGCAACACGCCGCTTCCGATGGGCAACTTCCGCGAAGGCCGCAAGACCGTCACCGCCGGAGCCGACTTCAGCTTCCAGAACGCCTGGGCGCTCGAGCTCCGCTACGTGAACTTCTTCGGCGCCGGCCGCTACAACCTCCTCGGCGACCGCGACTACGTCTCCGCCACCCTCAAGTATTCGTTCTAA